The Deinococcus sp. KNUC1210 nucleotide sequence CCGTACCAGATGGCAATGGACCGTCTGATCTTCGACAAGCCCGGCGATATGCGGGCAGCGTTCTACACCAGCGGTAAGTACATCGCGGGAGTCTCCGCCTGCAACGTGCGGTTGCCCTTCTGGGTCTGTGACCGCGTGCCAGAGCCGCGCATCCTTGTCCCGAACGCTTCCTTTGTTCGTCGCCCTCATCGTCTGGGTGTGCTTGGCGTCATTCGCAGCGGGCATATCGACGATTGGTACTGGGAGCCAGCGTGAACTTCATGCAGTGGGGGTATGAAATATTCCCCGTCTCTCTTCTGCAGGGGTGCATAAGGTGAAGGCATGACCGCTCAACTCATTCAGCGCGGGCAGCGCGTCCCGCTCAGTACCTTTACCTCGGCCACGCGGTTGACGCTCGCCGCCCACCTGTCTATGCCGACCGAAGTAGACATCAGTGTCTTCGGCCTGAATGAGGATCGCAAGCTCGCAGACGACCGCTATTTCATCTTCTATAACCAGCTCAGCAGTCCGGAACAGGCCATCCAGATGGATGCCAGAACCCAGGCCATCACCATCGATCTGACACGCCTGCCTCTAGGCATTCACCGCCTGCTCTTAGCAGCAACCACCGATGCCCAGCCCTTCAGCACGTTGCAGCGCGGGCAGGCCACGCTGAGCGCTGATGGCCGTGAAGTCGCCCGCTTCGAGGTCACGGGCCGCGATTTTAAAGCGGAGTGCGCGCTGATGCTGCTCGAAATTTACCGGCATCAGGGAGCGTGGCGGATCGCGGGTGTTGGGCAGGGCTTCTCCGGCGGTCTCCAAGCGCTTCTGGAATCCATGGGTGGCGTGGTTGACGACACTCCTATAACCCCACCTACGCCAGCCCCAAAAACACCGGCTCCGAAATCAGCATCCCCGGCCCCAGCTCCTGTGACGTGGAAATCGCTGGCCTCTGCACGGCTGGCGACCAATGGGCCGAACACCTGTCGTCGCTGCGGAAACACGGCAAGCTTCCTGCACCGATTGGACGCTAATGGCAGATGTGGCCGCTGTGCGAAGGAAACACAGACCGGGCTTCAGCGGTTCCGTGTGCGGTTCCAAGCAGCCTGCGCTGACGGCATCATGGAACTGCACGAGTGGGAAGATCTCCAGCAGGTCATTTTCTTTGAACGCCTGGAAGCACCAGAGGCGCTGGCCTTTGTCCGGCCTGAGGCGGTACAGCTCCTGCAACGCACGGTCATGCTGGCGCGGGCCAACGGCTCCATCGAACCGCATGAAGAAGAGGAATTCCACCGCCTTCAGCGCTTGCTGGAGATTCCGAACAACTTGGTAGCGCAAGCCACAGCGGATCTGAACGAACTGCGGGCGGCCACGAAGGTCCGGCAGGGCTATCTGCCCACGGTCAAGAGCTCTCTGATTCTGGAAAGTGGTGAAATCCCGCACCTTGAACTACCCGCGACCTATAAGCACATCACAGCGACGCGGTCGCGCGACATCCCCGGACGCTTGACCTTGACCAGTAAGCAAGTTCACTTCAGTGGAGCTGGCAGTGAGGGCGGCTGGAGCATCCAGTACGGTAAGGTGCTGCGAATTGAAGAAAATCCGAATGGCGTAAGCCTCGAACTGGGTGTTAAGAAAGGAAGTGGACTGTATCAGGTCGAGAAGTCGCTGATGCTGTCTGCCACCTTGGATGCCCTGGTAAGGCTGCATAAGCGTCTTCTCCTAACACCGCAGACTGAACGGGCTTCACGGCATATTCCGCAGGATGTCCGGATTCAGGTATGGCAACGAGATCAAGGGAAGTGCGTACAGTGTAAGGACAATAACTACCTCGAATTCGATCACATCATCCCTTTTAGTCAGGGCGGGGCGAGCACAGCAGGTAATATTCAGCTCCTGTGTCGGCGGTGCAATTTAGCTAAGGGAGACCGGATTTGAGATTTCCTATATGAGCATTGCCGCGCAGCTACATCTGCCTGAAATGTATCGACGGATTCAAGGGAGCATGAACAGGGCAGAAAATAGCTCTGCGGAGAGATTTTGAAACACATTCTTTTTATATACGGTGCGATCACAATCCTAACCTTCGCTTCGGCAGCGTCTATACCTTCTGTTCAAGAATTTGTTCGCTCTCTGCCTGTCCTAAAAGAAAATATCAAAGTTGTTGCCTGCCCCCAAAGTCTTACAAATCTACTATGCGCTGAATCCACTAAATCTGTTGCTGATTTGAAAGCTGCACTGAATATTGACGGGCAAATATTAAACATCGTCGATACTAAAGTGTCGCAGGGAGATGGATTTGATTTTATTGGTAAACTTAGAAATGTTCTATTTATGGGGAGTGTCTTTCCAAACAAAAACGGCAAAATAAGAAACATAATTCTTGGCGACGAATCAAATCCAGTCATTTTAAAAAGAATTCGTGAGAGAATTGATAAAGAAGCTGGAAATTATATATCTCATCTGAGATTATATATGGAGAGTTTAAGTATCATCAATAAGACCGAAATAAAATTGACAACTTGCGAATCATTCCTAAATTCTCCTCTGGTAGTAGAAGCCAGTAAAGAATATTCTGATCTAGATCCAAATAAGTACATTAGTACTCCAAAGCTACAGAAAATCCTTCAATGTAAATTAACACAGACAGTAAGCGGTAGTTATATTGAAATAGAGACAGACAAAGGGATACGCCTCTTCATTGACAGCGCATCAAATATCCGCTCTATCCCTCCAGGGGAAACTCTACCTGACTTAACGAAACTCCCTTGAAATGGTGGCTCCCAAAGCCCTAAGCGCTTGTGAGAGCCACAGCCGCCTCCAATTGAGAAGGCGCAGGAGAGCAGGACGCAGTGAGG carries:
- a CDS encoding TerD family protein, with amino-acid sequence MTAQLIQRGQRVPLSTFTSATRLTLAAHLSMPTEVDISVFGLNEDRKLADDRYFIFYNQLSSPEQAIQMDARTQAITIDLTRLPLGIHRLLLAATTDAQPFSTLQRGQATLSADGREVARFEVTGRDFKAECALMLLEIYRHQGAWRIAGVGQGFSGGLQALLESMGGVVDDTPITPPTPAPKTPAPKSASPAPAPVTWKSLASARLATNGPNTCRRCGNTASFLHRLDANGRCGRCAKETQTGLQRFRVRFQAACADGIMELHEWEDLQQVIFFERLEAPEALAFVRPEAVQLLQRTVMLARANGSIEPHEEEEFHRLQRLLEIPNNLVAQATADLNELRAATKVRQGYLPTVKSSLILESGEIPHLELPATYKHITATRSRDIPGRLTLTSKQVHFSGAGSEGGWSIQYGKVLRIEENPNGVSLELGVKKGSGLYQVEKSLMLSATLDALVRLHKRLLLTPQTERASRHIPQDVRIQVWQRDQGKCVQCKDNNYLEFDHIIPFSQGGASTAGNIQLLCRRCNLAKGDRI